One window of the Arthrobacter sp. D5-1 genome contains the following:
- a CDS encoding DUF559 domain-containing protein, producing MASADEIENVQGIRISTRSRTWLDLARRLPLADLVCMGDELIRRPRPDFEARDKPFTTLEALRGLVGRHRNLQGVVRAREALELMRIGSDSAPESLLRLAMLDAGIPEPELQVLLRPNDPFSPSADLGFRGRRVAIQYDGGHHLGREQIFSDRRRDKAFEAAGWTVLKFGRDDLADNFSSATQKIKSALGSAWRDPAVSSGFSRGT from the coding sequence GTGGCCTCCGCCGACGAGATCGAGAATGTTCAGGGCATCCGGATCAGCACTCGGTCGCGTACCTGGTTGGATCTTGCAAGACGCCTTCCGCTCGCCGACCTGGTCTGCATGGGTGACGAGCTCATTCGCAGACCCAGGCCGGACTTCGAAGCACGCGATAAACCGTTCACCACGCTGGAGGCACTTCGCGGGCTGGTGGGCAGGCACCGCAATCTACAGGGCGTCGTCAGGGCACGAGAAGCATTGGAGCTCATGCGTATTGGCTCCGACTCCGCGCCCGAGTCACTGCTCCGCTTGGCAATGTTGGACGCCGGTATCCCCGAACCGGAGTTGCAGGTGCTACTCCGCCCGAACGATCCTTTTTCGCCGTCCGCGGACTTGGGCTTCCGTGGCCGGCGGGTAGCAATACAGTACGACGGCGGCCATCACCTTGGGCGCGAACAGATATTTAGCGATCGGCGACGCGACAAGGCGTTCGAAGCAGCAGGCTGGACGGTCCTGAAATTCGGAAGGGATGACTTGGCGGACAACTTTTCGTCAGCCACGCAGAAGATCAAGAGCGCTCTTGGATCAGCATGGCGGG